The Mercurialis annua linkage group LG2, ddMerAnnu1.2, whole genome shotgun sequence genome contains a region encoding:
- the LOC126667371 gene encoding 9-cis-epoxycarotenoid dioxygenase NCED6, chloroplastic has product MQASLHFSTTTTFSKTMPPFKNTAPLLKPEPVFTPQTEKTNYPTELNPIQKLVASALDKFESSVILPLENMHVLPKTVDPAVQISGNFAPVRECPVQHGLEVVGHIPDCLRGVYLRNGANPVYAPTGGHHLFDGDGMIHAVSLGVGNRASYSCRYTHTSRLEQEAKLGRLVFPKPIGELHGHLGLARLMLFMARSGFGLVDGSRGTGVANAGLVYFNGRLLAMSEDDLPYHVKIKGDGDLETIKRFSFHDQLDCPMIAHPKVDPVTGELHALSYNVLKKPYLKYFKFDKYGKKSRDLNITLDQPTMVHDFAVTRNFIVVPDHQVVFKLSDMIRGGSPVVYDKNKTSRFGILSKKDADESGITWIDAPDCFCFHLWNSWEEISSNGDKIIVVIGSCMNPPDSIFNESETPLQSELSEIRLNLGTRESTRKAIVTGMNLEAGQVNRKFLGQKTRFVYMAIAEPWPKCNGIARVDLETKEVAKFMYGDERYGGEPFFVAKNENNINGEGDGYIMGFVRDEKNNNSELVIVNALNMEQVGSVKLPTRVPYGFHGTFVSEDELKQQALF; this is encoded by the coding sequence ATGCAAGCCTCTCTTCATTTCTCCACTACCACCACCTTTTCTAAAACAATGCCTCCTTTCAAAAATACGGCGCCGCTGTTAAAGCCAGAGCCTGTTTTTACTCCTCAAACGGAAAAAACTAACTACCCAACTGAGTTGAACCCGATTCAGAAGCTTGTAGCTTCAGCTTTGGACAAATTTGAATCTTCGGTTATTTTACCGTTGGAGAATATGCATGTGTTGCCGAAAACGGTTGACCCTGCTGTTCAAATTTCAGGTAATTTCGCGCCGGTTCGTGAGTGTCCGGTTCAGCACGGTTTGGAAGTTGTGGGCCATATTCCCGACTGCTTACGCGGCGTTTATTTGCGGAACGGGGCTAATCCTGTGTATGCACCCACAGGTGGACACCACTTGTTTGACGGTGACGGTATGATTCATGCGGTTAGTTTGGGAGTTGGAAACCGAGCCAGTTATAGCTGCAGGTACACACATACAAGCCGGCTCGAGCAAGAAGCCAAATTGGGCCGGTTAGTTTTTCCTAAGCCGATTGGTGAGCTGCATGGACACCTGGGTTTGGCTCGGCTTATGTTGTTCATGGCTCGATCTGGTTTCGGCTTGGTTGACGGTTCACGTGGCACAGGCGTGGCTAATGCTGGGTTGGTTTATTTTAACGGAAGATTATTAGCCATGTCAGAAGATGATCTTCCTTATCATGTGAAGATCAAGGGTGATGGTGATCTTGAAACAATCAAACGGTTCAGCTTTCATGATCAGCTTGATTGTCCAATGATAGCTCACCCTAAGGTGGACCCGGTCACCGGTGAGCTTCATGCATTGAGTTACAACGTATTAAAGAAGCCGTACTTGAAGTACTTCAAGTTCGATAAGTACGGCAAGAAGTCACGTGACTTGAATATAACCTTGGATCAGCCCACAATGGTCCACGACTTTGCGGTTACAAGGAATTTTATAGTAGTACCGGATCATCAAGTGGTATTCAAGTTATCCGACATGATTCGGGGCGGGTCACCCGTTGTATACGACAAAAACAAGACGTCAAGGTTTGGAATTTTGTCTAAAAAGGACGCAGATGAATCCGGAATTACATGGATCGACGCGCCAGATTGTTTTTGCTTTCATTTATGGAATTCCTGGGAGGAAATATCCAGCAATGGTGATAAAATTATCGTTGTTATCGGGTCATGCATGAACCCACCCGACTCGATTTTTAACGAATCTGAAACACCACTACAAAGTGAACTATCAGAAATTCGGTTAAATCTGGGGACCAGAGAGTCAACCAGGAAAGCTATAGTGACAGGCATGAATTTAGAAGCGGGTCAAGTGAACCGGAAATTCCTGGGCCAGAAGACCCGGTTTGTGTACATGGCCATAGCGGAACCGTGGCCCAAATGCAATGGTATCGCTAGAGTTGATTTAGAGACGAAAGAAGTGGCCAAATTTATGTACGGCGACGAAAGATATGGCGGGGAGCCATTTTTCGTGgcgaaaaatgaaaataatattaatggAGAAGGTGACGGATATATAATGGGATTTGTTAGAGatgagaaaaataataattcggAATTGGTGATAGTGAATGCATTAAATATGGAGCAAGTTGGTTCTGTAAAATTGCCAACTAGGGTGCCGTACGGATTTCATGGTACATTTGTTAGTGAAGATGAATTGAAGCAACAAGCTTTGTTTTAA